In Flavobacterium sp. GSB-24, the genomic window GGTTAATTGTTTTTCCTGAATTCTTCTTGCTGTTTCGGCTGTATCTTTATCTTCAACCAATTTGATGTTTGGATATTGCTTTAAGAAATCCATGCATTGCAAAAGTGCCATTGGGTGCGAATGAACTTCCTTTATGTCTTCGATTTTCTGACCTTTTAAAGTCATTAAATTTTGGTGAATGCTCAAATAATGCTCTCCAATAATGTGTAAATTATTCTTGTCAATCAAAGCATAATTTGGAATAATTGGCCCTGCAATCGAATTTTCAATCGCCATAACTGCTTGGTCTGATTTTCCAGAAAGAAGGCTGTCGACTAATTCTTCAAAAGACAAACACTCATCAATAGCCACATTTTCAGAAAAATACTCCTTCACAACCTGATGATGAAAAGAACCTTTTATACCTTGTATTGCAATTTTCGTTGTCATATATTCAAAAAAAAATCCTGATTTGCATCAGGATTGTATATTAGTTTTATTTGTATTTTATATTTCTCAAATAACCATAGCACAATCCTTACTTCTACTAAAGAAGAAATAAAAAGAGTTGCTAAAATAAAAACGGTTATTAGACATTTTGTTTGTGTTTTTCAATAAATTCTCTGCGAATGTATAAATTATTTTTACTGCACCAAAAAAAATAATGCATTT contains:
- a CDS encoding prephenate dehydratase, which gives rise to MTTKIAIQGIKGSFHHQVVKEYFSENVAIDECLSFEELVDSLLSGKSDQAVMAIENSIAGPIIPNYALIDKNNLHIIGEHYLSIHQNLMTLKGQKIEDIKEVHSHPMALLQCMDFLKQYPNIKLVEDKDTAETARRIQEKQLTGIAAIGSKVASEMYDLEIIAPEIQTIKNNMTRFVIIKKQNSFLPENEINRASIKFELDHKRGSLAAVLNVMSDCKLNLTKIQSLPKIETPWKYSFFVDVTFEKYEDFAKAKALLNIMAEYLKVLGEYKNTKPFIG